From Brassica oleracea var. oleracea cultivar TO1000 chromosome C3, BOL, whole genome shotgun sequence, a single genomic window includes:
- the LOC106335839 gene encoding uncharacterized protein At3g17950-like isoform X2, translating to MGLSFTATMPMMPFRASSHRHVSPSLTASDATRPNQRKRPPSNSSERHRRRKWWRFCRDDDDGPGNGMQRGAGDCSRRSSLGEYLEVERRFGDEAVYGSAESELEGVVARYREQQPAVAERALFADGRVLPPASAEIVTGESTPVATALCRFPVSLTGICSGGG from the coding sequence ATGGGACTTAGTTTCACAGCAACCATGCCCATGATGCCTTTCAGAGCTTCTTCCCACCGCCACGTGTCACCCTCCCTCACAGCCTCCGACGCAACAAGACCCAACCAGAGGAAACGTCCTCCGTCGAACTCGTCTGAGCGACATCGACGCCGCAAGTGGTGGCGCTTTTGCCGAGACGACGACGATGGCCCTGGAAACGGGATGCAACGCGGGGCCGGAGACTGTAGTAGACGTTCGTCTCTCGGGGAGTATCTGGAGGTTGAACGGAGGTTTGGAGATGAAGCCGTCTACGGCTCCGCCGAGTCGGAGCTAGAGGGTGTGGTGGCGCGTTACCGGGAACAGCAGCCGGCGGTGGCGGAACGGGCGTTGTTCGCCGACGGGAGGGTACTTCCTCCGGCTTCTGCTGAGATTGTTACCGGAGAAAGTACACCGGTGGCTACGGCACTTTGTAGATTCCCGGTTTCCTTAACCGGTATATGCAGCGGAGGAGGGTGA
- the LOC106335838 gene encoding outer envelope protein 64, chloroplastic-like translates to MASHASNLWVLLGLGIAGILLAAKKLKKTIREDFGAFTEKLLLLPPPPPAPPKAPHPLTGLSFAISDLFDVTGYVTGFGHPDWVGTHEPASSTSPVVSTLVEGGATCVGKTVVDELAFSISGETKHYESPTNPAAHDLIPGGACSGAAVAVATNAVDFALGIDTVGGVRVPAGYCGVLGFKSSHGAISNAGIIPVSSSLDSVGWFARDPNTLRRVGHVLLHLPFATPRNPRQIILADDYFQLQKIPVDRITQVVIKSAEKLFGRQLLKHQNLENYFESKVPSLKEFARTKAITSTKVPTSRLLANVMQLFQRHEFLQNHGDWINTVKQAIDPVISSQLSETPELTNEEIENLNAIRNQTRAAINSLLKDDGILVIPTVPTLPPKLGSKEILSEDYQNRASSLLSIASISGCCQVTVPLGHHEKCPVSVSFIARHGGDRFLLDTVQTMYASLQENSSVISDPKSSKKTISLGESAEMAKEKGNQAFKEKQWQKAIGLYSEAIKLSDSNGTYYNNRAAAYLEIGSFLQAEEDCTKAITLDKKNVKAYLRRGTAREMLGVYKEAMDDFRHALVLEPNNKRASQSAERLRKLFQ, encoded by the exons ATGGCGTCTCACGCTTCGAATCTGTGGGTGCTTCTAGGCCTAGGCATCGCCGGGATTCTGTTAGCTGCTAAGAAGCTGAAGAAAACCATCCGCGAAGACTTCGGCGCCTTCACCGAGAAGCTCTTGCTCCTTCCCCCGCCGCCGCCTGCTCCTCCCAAAGCCCCTCACCCTCTCACCGGTCTCTCCTTCGCCATCTCCGACCT ATTCGATGTTACAGGCTACGTGACTGGCTTTGGTCATCCAGACTGGGTGGGGACGCATGAACCTGCTTCTTCAACGTCTCCTGTGGTTTCAACTCTCGTTGAAGGTGGAGCCACTTGTGTTGGCAAAACTGTTGTTGATGAACTTGCCTTCAG TATCAGTGGAGAAACCAAGCATTACGAGTCTCCCACAAATCCTGCTGCTCATGATCTTATTCCTGGTGGCGCTTGCAGTGGAGCTGCTGTTGCCGTAGCAACTAACGCTGTGGATTTTGCGTTAG GCATAGACACAGTTGGCGGTGTAAGAGTGCCTGCCGGATACTGCGGCGTTCTTGGATTCAAATCTTCCCATGGGGCTATTTCAAACGCAGGGATCATACCAGTATCTTCTAGTCTTGACTCTGTTG GATGGTTTGCTCGCGATCCAAACACCCTACGTCGCGTTGGCCATGTACTCTTGCACCTTCCATTTGCCACACCACGGAATCCAAGGCAAATCATACTAGCTGATGACTATTTTCAGCTGCAAAAGATCCCTGTGGACCGGATTACACAAGTGGTGATCAAATCAGCTGAAAAGCTTTTCGGAA GACAATTGCTGAAGCATCAGAATCTGGAGAACTATTTCGAATCTAAAGTTCCTAGCTTGAAAGAGTTCGCTAGGACAAAAGCAATCACTAGCACGAAGGTCCCTACATCGAGACTACTGGCAAATGTGATGCAGCTTTTTCAAAG GCACGAGTTTCTTCAAAACCATGGGGATTGGATCAACACAGTGAAGCAAGCTATTGATCCTGTGATTTCTTCACAGTTGAGTGAAACTCCAGAACTAACTAACGAAGAGATTGAGAATCTGAATGCAATCAGAAATCAGACGCGAGCTGCTATTAATTCACTTCTCAAG GATGATGGCATTCTGGTTATCCCAACAGTGCCAACTCTTCCTCCAAAACTTGGTAGCAAAGAGATACTCTCTGAAGACTATCAAAACCGAGCTTCCAGTCTACTTAGCATTGCCAGCATATCGGGTTGTTGTCAG GTGACTGTGCCGCTGGGACACCACGAGAAGTGCCCTGTTTCAGTTTCTTTCATAGCAAGACATGGTGGTGACCGCTTTTTACTAGATACAGTGCAGACAATGTATGCATCTTTGCAAGAGAACTCCAGCGTTATTTCCGATCCCAAATCATCTAAAAAGACTATCAGCCTAGGAGAGTCGGCTGAAATGGCCAAAGAGAAG GGTAACCAAGCATTCAAAGAGAAACAATGGCAGAAAGCTATTGGCCTTTACTCAGAAGCTATTAAGCTAAGTGACAGCAATGGTACCTATTACAATAACAGAGCTGCTGCATATCTTGAAATTGGAAG CTTTCTTCAAGCTGAAGAAGACTGTACCAAAGCCATCACTCTCGACAAGAAG AATGTGAAAGCCTACTTACGAAGAGGAACCGCAAGGGAAATGTTAGGCGTTTATAAAGAAGCCATGGATG ATTTCAGACACGCACTGGTGTTGGAACCAAACAACAAACGGGCGTCTCAATCAGCCGAGAGATTGCGAAAGCTATTCCAGTGA
- the LOC106335840 gene encoding protein C2-DOMAIN ABA-RELATED 4, giving the protein MTTTGPARTSSLMDDLLGLLRIRIRRGVNLAVRDINSSDPYIVVKMGKQKLKTRVISKDVNPEWNEDLTLSVTNPSLTVLLTVYDHDMFSKDDKMGDAEFEIKPYIEALRMQLDGLPSGTIVTTVQPSRRNCLAEESKVTWIDGKLVQDLVLRLRHVECGEVEAQLQWIDLPGSKGL; this is encoded by the exons ATGACTACGACGGGTCCGGCGAGGACAAGCTCATTGATGGACGATCTCTTGGGACTCCTTAGAATCCGCATCAGACGTGGCGTTAATCTCGCCGTCCGTGACATCAATAGCAGCGACCCTTACATCGTCGTCAAAATGGGCAAGCAG AAGTTGAAGACTCGTGTCATTAGCAAAGACGTAAATCCAGAATGGAATGAAGATCTGACTCTCTCCGTCACAAACCCCAGTCTTACCGTCCTCTTG ACGGTGTACGACCACGACATGTTTAGCAAGGACGACAAGATGGGTGATGCAGAGTTCGAGATAAAACCATATATTGAGGCTTTAAGGATGCAACTTGACGGACTTCCTAGTGGAACCATTGTCACCACGGTTCAGCCAAGTCGTCGCAACTGCTTAGCCGAGGAGTCTAAAGTCACTTGGATCGATGGTAAGCTCGTCCAGGATCTCGTTCTCAGATTACGACACGTCGAATGTGGAGAGGTCGAGGCTCAGCTTCAGTGGATTGACCTCCCTGGCTCCAAGGGTCTGTGA